AGCAGGTGCTGCCGGTGGCCCAGGAGCTGGCCGCGCGGCTGGCCGCCGGGCCGACGGTGGCCTACGGCGCGATCAAGCGGGAGCTGTCCATCGGCGACGCCGGGACGCTCTCCGACGCGCTCGCGGCCGAGGCGCAGGCCCAGTCGATCTGCGGCGCCACGGCCGACCACAAGAACGCGGTCGCCGCCTTCGTCAACAAGCAGAAGCCGGTTTACGAGGGCCGCTGACAACCAGTTTTCGGTACGCCGGGAGCGCTCCGGGCGTACCGAAAACCGGTCTTGACGTCAATCCTCGTCCTCGTCCTCTTCCTCGGGGTCCTGGTTCGCCTCGGCCCCGAGGACGAAGGCCTGCATGGCGAGCTCGTCGCCGGACGGCCAGACGTAGGTCGGCAGCTCCCGCGGCCCCAGCTCGGACACGTGCGACCAGAACTGCCGGACCGCCTCGGCCGGGCCGGACGCCTCGATCGGCAGCGCCACGCTGACCAGCCAGTTCCGTTTCGGCAACGGCCGGCCGAGCCGCTCGGTGAAGCGCCGGAAGTCGTCGCCGGCCACCGCGCCGCCGGCCACCAGGCCACCGGCCGGGATCGGCTCGTCGAAGGCCCGGCGCAGGTAGGCGAGGGCCAGATATTCCCCGGATTTCTCCACCCGGCCCAGGGCCACCACGTGGTCGTCGGCGATCAGGAGGACCTCGTCGCCGGGCGACACGCCGGCCGGGCCGCCTTTCACCACCACGACGTCCTGCTGGAACAACCGCTCCGTCGCCCACTGCTCCGACGGGATGATCACCGACCATTGCGCCATGGGTCCTATCCCATCACGGGAACCCAGCAGCCGAGCAGGTGGTCGTCAACCATGCCGGTGGCCTGCATCAACGCGTACGCGGTGGTGGGGCCGACGAACTTGAAGCCACGCTTCTTGAGCGTCTTGGCCATCGCCGTGGACTCCGGGGTGACCGCCGGGATGTCGTTTCGAGACGATGGCCGGTGCCTTTTCGCCGGAGCGAAGGACCAGAGCAGCTCGGTGAGCTCGCCGGGCGCGAGATCGTCGGCGACCCGGGCGTTGTGCAGGGCGGCGTCGACCTTCATCCGGTTCCGCACGATGCCCGCGTCGGCCATCAGCCGCTCCGCGTCGGCCTCGGTGTACGCCGCGACCTTGGCGATCACGAAATCGTCGAAGGCCGC
Above is a genomic segment from Actinoplanes ianthinogenes containing:
- a CDS encoding DNA-3-methyladenine glycosylase I yields the protein MTGDLTIGDDGRARCFWGGSSPEYAAYHDDEWGKPVRGDDALFERLTLEAFQSGLSWITILRKRPAFRAAFDDFVIAKVAAYTEADAERLMADAGIVRNRMKVDAALHNARVADDLAPGELTELLWSFAPAKRHRPSSRNDIPAVTPESTAMAKTLKKRGFKFVGPTTAYALMQATGMVDDHLLGCWVPVMG